The DNA region CGAGATTGCCGAGGAATCGCAGCACGGCTATGACGCGGTCGTGGTAGGCAGAAGAGGGAAGAGCAAGCTGAAAGACCTGATTCTGGGCGGCACGGCAGGGAAATTGATTGACCGGCTGGCTCACGTGCCTGTGTGGGTGGTGGGCGGGAGTCCAAAACCCGGCAAGGTCCTTCTGGCCGTGGATGGATCGGAAAACGCCATGAAAGCGGTGGATTACGTTGGACGCATGTTCGAAGGATCAACGCCTGAAGTGACGATTCTTCATGTGGTTCGAGTCCTGGGGTTATTTCAGGGCACGTATCCCGAAGCATTTCATACCGAGATCAATCAGAAATGGCTGGCGGATGTCCAGGAAAGAATGATGCCCGTGCTCGAAAAGGCCAAGGATACATTGACCCGGGCCGGGCTGGATCCGGGGCGTATGACGATCAGTCTGGAAACCGGAAAGGGAAGCCGGGCCGGGGATATTGTCGAGCAGGCCTATCTGGGGAGCTACGGCACCATTGTCGTGGGCCGGCGGGGCATATCCAAGATCGAGCAGTTCCTCATGGGGCGCGTCAGCAGCAAGGTAATGCAACTTGCCAAAGACATGGCTGTGTGGGTGGTGAACTGAAGGGTGTCGTCGAAGGATTCAGCGACGGCCCATGAATAAACTCGATGCACACTGCCCCTTATCCGGCCGACCCATCTTCGCCGTAGCGGATGCCGGTGATGGCGTCTTTTCGAAAATCGAACAGGATTTCCGCTTCGTCTCCTTTTACCAGAATTACCGTGGGGTCGCCCGATACCCGCCCTATGGATCGGGCGGTGATGTATCGTTCCTGAAAGAGGCCGATCACCTGTTGCGCGTGATCCGGAGGAACGGACAGGATAAAACCGTAACTTTGAAAGCAGCGCACCCAGTCCTCGAGGGGCAGGCCATCCGGTTTCGGTATGGCGTCCAGATGGACCACGGCCCCTTTGTTGGAATTCTCCATCATGATGGACGCCGTGCCCAAGATGCCCGCGTTGCTGACGTCCTTTGCGGCTCGAGCAAGCCCGGC from Deltaproteobacteria bacterium includes:
- a CDS encoding universal stress protein; this translates as EIAEESQHGYDAVVVGRRGKSKLKDLILGGTAGKLIDRLAHVPVWVVGGSPKPGKVLLAVDGSENAMKAVDYVGRMFEGSTPEVTILHVVRVLGLFQGTYPEAFHTEINQKWLADVQERMMPVLEKAKDTLTRAGLDPGRMTISLETGKGSRAGDIVEQAYLGSYGTIVVGRRGISKIEQFLMGRVSSKVMQLAKDMAVWVVN